A stretch of DNA from Brachyhypopomus gauderio isolate BG-103 chromosome 7, BGAUD_0.2, whole genome shotgun sequence:
CGTGGTCTTAACGGTATGAACCACACATAAAGGAAGGTTGTCAAACAGCAGCTCTGCAACTCCTTGAACTGTGGGTTTCTTCTCAGCCTGTATGAGCTTCTGTATCTGAGCTTTGTCTAGAGGCTCAGGGGAAGCGCTGTAGGAAACCACGATGTTCACGTTGTTTGGTGAAGGCACCTGAAACCTGCTCTTTCCTGTAGAACACTGATAGTCCTTGCTGGCAAAGCCGAAGAAGCTCGACGGTGAGTTAAAGATGCGCACTGACCAGGCCACCCAATCATACTTCTTCTTTAGGTTCTCCACAATCAGATCAGCGAGTTGCTTGTTGTTCTTGTCTGTACTGTCTCTCACCAGCCTCTTCATATCGAGCTCTGCTTGTTTTGGGAAGTTATTGATGCATTCCTCAATCACAACGTTCATCTTCAACTGGACAGCCTTCATCCTCTCTTGCCATTCTTGAAGCAGCTTCTCCTCGTCTTCGCCGCCTTTCAGTGCCGCATGTCCCATCAAGGCGATGAGACCTATGCAGAACAGATGCTTCATTCTCGAGCAGAAGTCCTCCACTGCTCTACGGCTCTTCTGCACATAGTTCAGTGTTATGTCTAGGACGGACTCAGTGGAGAAGTTTTCTCCCGTCACTGCGTTGTATAGCGTGTGCAGATTTTTATCTCCTCCGCTCTTGCTAAAGTGTTCCAGAAACAGCTTCTTCTTGACTTCTTGGAACTTTGGTTTGGCGTTGAGGATGTCCATGTACTTGCGAAACTGGTTCGTCAGATTCTCCTCCACTGTGAAATAAGTAGCGTCCGCCCcactcttcttcacctcctcatTGATACGCTGAACCTCCTCCGACACGACCTCCAGACGGTCCCGAACCTTCTGGAACTGCTCCTTCATGTACGCGGCTTCTTTGCTATCCACGTTGTCTAGTGCAAGTTTCACGATGGGTGCTGCTATGGAGAAGACTGGGAACAGATCTCCAGCGAAGCTGGCCACCACCTCCGCTCCTTGCTGAAGTGCCTCCATCACCGTTTCCACCACATCCTTTTTGTCCGCAACCATTTTCTGGAGTGCATCAGTCATCTTCACTGATCTGTTTGGAGTCAGCTCTGTGCACTCTGCATGCAAAGACATCATGGTGAGGGTCAGGCAATGAATCCCCACATTAGTCTTATATAAACTGGATTAACTAAGACTATATGGTTCACACTCTTAAACCCAAACTATTTATGCCTGGGTTCACATCTTTTTTCAGTGTGGATAATAGTAAATACGGAACTTACAGTCCTTGATTATGAAATGTTTTCAAATCTTTGAGCTGTGTATGAGTGGAAAATGGGATCACTGtgtgacagaaagaaagaagagcATGTTAGTCTGGCTATCAGAGCACACCACTCTGCGATGACACACCCTACGAGCACTGAGGCACCAATCAGCACAGGCTTACATAAATATGACAATTAAATGATTCTGTACAACACTGGCTTCACCATTCATCAATCACATTAATACATTGGGAACAGATTAGCAAATATGCCTCGAGTTAGTCTCTAAAATCACTGCCCTTCATGGCAGTGAAGAGGGCAGTGCTGTAATGAATATATAACGAATCAACAAAGTAGATTTCCCACCTCCAGAAACATACAGTGTAATATAAATCAGTTCTTAAATGAAACAGCCTGATAATGATAATGTAATGGCACTGGACTGTCCAGTTTGATTATCAActcataaataaatgtatagaTAAAAAGACATTTATTGGCATCTTTTTGACATTATGACAAGTACACTGATAAAAATTACAAATGCCAATGACCGATCTTAAAAGCACATATTTGACGTCATGTGGTACGAAGTGTACACAAGACCCAAGCATGAAGAAACAGAAGCACGATGGTTGTAACATCCGTTAATAAGAATATTTTCCATTTTCTGTGTGTGCAAGTCCCTTGGTGGGTGTGGAAATGATTAATCAGGTAGTCCAACTTGCTGAACAGGCTCGGTACATTTTCCAAAGCAGCTCAGACAGTAACCATGGAAACTAGACAAAGAAAACCCAGCTGTCAGCTATTCCCCGAGTGCACTCCATTGGGCCACATCTTTAGTTTACCTCTCTTCTTTttgaacagcacacacactgagagtGTAAACGTAGTGTCCAGTCATTATGATTCACATATTCATTTTACTCTGTAAATACAGAGGGCCACAAACATATTTCGCAGATTTATCAAAAACTCAAAGGTTCTGGATGTTATAAAAATACtgtaaatgaaacaaaacatACGTAATTAATTGCATTGGTTTTACTTCTGTAAATATGTATAGTCTCTTCAGACCAGTGCAGAATGTCAAAGAAAATATCTAGACTGCATAAAAGTTAATGAAACTGTTACAAAAATACTTTCTTGTAAAGAAAATCACTTATTTGctgttttgatttatttaaatgactgATTTGGACAGATCTGATGATGTGAGGAGATTAGTGAGGGCTCTGACTAGCTGTTCATCAGGAGCATCGTAAATCTTCCCACGTTGTGCTTTTTTCCTGCACCAGAAAGCACTAAGCTGGCTCAACACGGCGCCTTCCTCGTCTACCCTCCTCCCCTGGGCTGTCGCTGCACTTCTGACAGAGCCTGCGCACAAGAGCTGCAGCAAAAGACACACCACTAATGTAGTGAGGGTTACCGTTTCTGTGAAGTGACATCTGAAATATTTGCCATAAAGAGGCTCCTAAGTTATGTTTGTCTGAGGAAACAAATTTTAAAAAGGCCCACTTAGGAACGGCTAACGGTTCTCTCACATTTCGTTGCTGCAGCCTTGGCCTCTCAGAGGTCTGTCTGGCTAGGAAGGTAATCAGCTGTAAACAACATGGAATGATCCAAACACTGTAGCTTCCTAGTCGACTTCTTTTGTGCAGAATAATGGCGAACAACAAGCCAAAGGTGGGCTAAATTGTCCCATCTTACCATCATCATATTAGGATTACAGCTGCGGAAAAGTTGCAAGTGAACAGCAGGGACTTTAATAAGTTTAGGCTTCTGCATGTTTTTTCCAGAGAAGTTGTTACGTGTTCAGAAAGGCTAGGCTACTTCCTGGTTGAATAGATACATGTAAAAGTCATTTAAAAGAGCTGGCAAATGCGATGACTGATACATGTTTTGATAAATCGGAGAAGTTAAACCGAATCGATTATTAAACCGAAACAAACAAACTTTAGATTATGTTAAAACCTAGTGGTAACACTGTCGATTTTCAGAGACAGCACCGCCCTACACCAATCTGGTCTTACCTAATTCTCCTTACTTTAAAATCCGCAGTGAAGGACGGCCAAAGTATTGATGAAGTTTATTAGCATGTACTGATTGTCATTGCAACCCCAAACTCACCTTAACCTTtcgagaataaaaaaaaacacgacaCAAAACGCAGTCCAGTTTCGCGACTTCAGATCACGTAGTTCACTCTTACAAAACGAGATGTGGCACACCCATGTTCAAGGAAAAAAGCCTCGTCTTAGTCAGGAGGTCCTTACAATTGTGGGACCGTAACCCCTCTAGTGGTTTCACTATTAAAATTTAACTGCAGGACACATTTCTTTACCATATACCCATATCATAGACCATGTTGTTTGTGGATTATAATGCCTTTCCTTACAAACAAAAAGTCGGGAAACATTTTGTATTTAGAGCATAATATTTATATGAACTGAAAAGCATAATAAACATGACAGGAATCAGCATGGGCTCACATATTGATCACATATTAGCGTGACGAGGGTTTGAATGTTTGTCattctaaagtttgtcattcaGATTTTCATGATGCTTAAAGATGCATGGACACCACCATTCTGAGAAAAGATAACTTTGCTTTTGATACAGATATagaatctatatatatatatatatatatatatatatatatatatatatatatatatatatatatatatatatatatatatattttttttttttagaatcaTACTTGGCTTGTAATTAAACATGATAAAGTCATATGTCTTATAAAGCTATAGTGAACAGTGTAAAATAAGCAGGAAAATTATTTGGTTCATGCATTGTCCACCACCATTGGCTTTCTGAATGTTGACACCTTTAATAAAATCTTATTTAAAAAAGAAAGCCACAAAATATATAAGCATGATTGCCATTGTGATATTTTCTATATCTATTCTGAATGGATACAGAGGTACGCCCTTTTGTGCTCATTATAATAGTAGCATTCTGGTTTGAAGTTGTTGGCTTCCATGACTTTCTTATAGCGACTGACAgcatgaacaaggcagtcaggaATACTACTGCATAGACTCTGTGCCACAGACACCATGTTGCCCTTTAGACTCTGATTCTCTATCTGTTCATTTAACTGGCTTTTGTTGAGGGGCTTTGGGTCCACACTAAAAGACACCACAATTCTTATGTTGTTATTGGTCAAAAGGTCAAAGAAATTGCCACCTCCACTGCTACCATGGTACTTTTTACCAGCCAACCAGTTCCAGAAAAATATGCCACTAtgattaaagaccctaattgaCCAGGAGACCCAGTCATACTTCTTAACAAGAGCATCTAGCAAGTAGTTAGTAAACTCGCGGTCAACGCTGCTCTGCTTCTCCAGCAGCTGGTGCTCTACATCCATCTTGGCTTGGGCAGGGAAGTTATGGACACATTCATCCACAGCTGCCTTCATGCGTTTTTCCACATCTTCCATGCGGTCCTGCCATATCTTTACCATGGCCTGGTCTGGTACACCTTCAGTCAGAGCAGCGTGGCCCATCACAGCTATGATCCCGACCACGAAGAGCTTCTTTAGCTTGGCGCAGAATTCCTCCACTGGCCGTCTGCTCCGCTGCTCTGTGGTCACCACCGTATCCAGCATCGCGTCTCCGGAGATGTTGTTTCCAGTGACGGCGTTGTACAGAGCGTCGAGGTTCAAGCTGCCATTGGTGTACTCAAAGTGTTTGAGGAACTTCTCCTTTTTCTTTTCCTTGAACTTGGGTTTGGCATTGATGAATTCTTGGAACTTTTCATACTGACTGATCATCTGTGCCTCGTTGTCAAAGTTCTGCTTGTTCATTGATGTCCGCTGCAACTCCAGTGCTATTTTGGTGATTTCGTTCTCGATCCCCTCCAGCTTCTGGTTGACCTTTTCGAACTGCTCTGCCAAGTACTTGGCCTCTTTCCCTTCAGGGTTACTGAGGATCTCAGCTGAGGCGACAAAGACCGCCTCCAGGATGGGATGGAGCTGGCCTACGGTGGCGGCCAGGATCTCACAGCCTTGACCCATGATCTCTACTCCTTTCTCAATCTTGCTCTTGTTCTCCAGAACCCATTCTTCTACTCGACTCATCCTGAATTCCAGGAATAAGGCCCTGTCTTAATCCTTATTGGGTCAGGCAAGTGCTCTCTCTGTAACAGAGCAAGATAAGTCATGTGAAAACCTCCAAGCCAAGTGGCATCCGCAATATAAAAATCAATCCCATAATCAATGTGGTCATCTCTAAAGGTCATAATTATTTCCCCAACATAAGATCTCCGAGGCAACCTGAGATGAATTTGACACAGGGACAAAAGCATCTTCTCATGTACTTTGAACTCATATGTGTATGAGCCAAAACCAAATAAATGTGGGAAAATAAAACTGTGGACATGTGCAGGCATGCCCCAAATCATAAAACACCACTCCCTCTGATTCTGAAGCACAGGCAAGATCAGGTGTCTCGCAGGCTTGAATAGGAACAAACAAACTAAATGTTTACCATAGTTCAAAGCAAACATCAGATGGCAGATTATGAGTTCACTTCATGATGACGAGGGTTGTAAAATAATGCTAGACAGTAGGGGGTAATTTCCACCACCAGCCAGAGAGTATAGAACATCTGTTTCCAACATGAGTTACTGGAAAGCGTATTTAAACGCCCAAGCTGTTGAGCATTTCTGGACGTTTCTGGGTAGTTTGATTACACAAGGGAGATGAGCTCACACATATCTCATTTCCCAAGACCAGTGTGCACTACAGAATAAAGGCACGCCCCGATCTGAGAAAATGTATTCATTGCACTTGTTCAGTACTATGAACGACATTATTTTGAACAACGAAAAATAATAagtacataaaaaaataataagtacataaaaaataaaataaaaatttctaCAATCCAATAGAACACAACTGGTTAATGCAAATTAATGACAGCCCACTTGATGAATCTTGACCTAAATAGAATCAAGAATGTTTCAGTTCACTATGTAATAATATTTGTCATAATGACTTCAAGAGTTAGTTAGATTATGTGAACAATTAAGAAGAATCAAAAACAGTCAAGGCTACATTACATGAAATAGAAGAATTTGGAAGTTTAGAATCTATTAACTATGTTAATGATAGCATTCCAGTAAAATGTGGATTAAAAAACATACTTACTTAAAAATATCTTTAATGAGTCTTAATGTTTCAAATTCATCCATGTATGTATGATGACTTTGAAATGAAAACTCCAAGGTGTgtccaaaaaataaataaataaaataaatacatttcccAATCAAGTATAAAACCCCTATTTTCTCAGCTTTTAGTTATACAGTCATAATTGTGTGCACCAAAACTTTTTATATGACAAAAGACAATAGCCCTTTTTCAGCAATAAACCTTTACAACTCATAGCCACATCCTTGGTTACTAATCCAGAAGCAATCATACGTTAGACAAAGTCAACTTATAACAGTCAACATTTACTTAAGCACAACATCCGGCCACCTTTAATTACTTTTAAAGAACCTTTTTCAATGTGTGCATATTTTAAGTTAAAAGCAATACATCAAACCTATACGTTTATTTCTAAACACATTCTTAGCTTTCTTATTTCTGACAAAGACTTGTCTCTGTTCTCTGACCACTTCTTTCATGTGAAAAGGACCTGAGCTTAGAAAAAATTACAAAAGAAAATTGGAGAACCAAAAAACcacaaagaaacacacaaaaaaaagaaaaaaaagaaaaaaagacttaCCGTTAGCTCGGGTGTAGTGAGGTGCTCTTTAGTGTTCCAGTGGAGCCCAGCTGTGGTGAACATCGGCTGCCTCCCAAGGTCAGCATGCATATATAGCCTCTCTTCTTTGGGCACTCCCCCTCTGGATTGGCTCCATCCCCTGCGAACATTCCTGTGAGCCCACTCGGAGAGGGATGAGGGGCAGGCAGCAGGGACGGATAACATCCTGTAAACATTCCCTCCTTCAGAAGGGCCCGAGAAATGGTTTAAGGACAGCACTGGTAGTCCTGAGAAACGCAAGCTAGGATTTTTTTTCCCACACTCAAAACAagaaaaatttttttttgcttattACTCTGCAGAGGCCCTGTTTGAGCTGTTTGAGTTGAGTGTAATGGACTTTCAAAGCATTCAAAACTCTGCAGGTCTCTTCTCACATCTGATCATGTGCTGGTTCTTATCTCCTGCGCCTCATCAGTGGGAACACTGTGACTAGGCGCTGTTCTTCTGCCTCCTGGATCACTTCCGTCACAGTCCTTCACAATGGTGTGAATGGCTCCTCTGTTTCCCAGCCATGCCACACCAGGCAGGCTAACCCAGTGcttttgtctctctcactctctctctctctctttctttgtggCACACTGGGCTAGAGTAACAAATCGGTGCATTTAAATGGGACAGAGCAAGGCTGAGGCACACTATGGGCTCTGACGTATGTGGGACTGGGGTCTGGCTTATATGCTAGCATTTCTATTCTTCGTGCAGCCGCCAGATCTCACACTGCGCTAACTTGGTGGACTACGAAATGCGAATGCGCTCTCGCAGTAGCGTAACAGTATGTGAGGGGCGGGACACGTTTAGGCCTGCAGTCAGATGCCCTGATTCTGTACGATTTGTTCAGACCTTTAATGATCCTTTAAAATTGAAAAACATCTTTCAAGGAAAAAGAAGAAGCAAATGTTATGCAAACACTGCTCAGAGAACCAATCACATTACACTATGCAAATCTAACAGGTATTAAAACAAGGGCTTAAAGACACTATGCAATTATAGATGACCTTCAGATATTTAGTTGTAGGTTAAAAGCTAAAAATGCTTTAAACTCATATGTGGTTTTATAGAGGACCTTTATTGAAGCTGAACAACAGTGAAGCCATTATTGTAATCGTTACCAGATGAGAAAGTTGTGCCAACATGTTAGTAAATTGTATCTGTAGACTCCTATTTCCACAGTTCTTTTTTGTTCCTGTTCAACAATTACAATACGAATCTATGTAGTATAATATTTGTACTACAGGCTGACTTGCACAGGTAAATTCCCACATCTTTTCTGAGAAATAAAGACATACAAGGGCAATTACAATTAAAtcaaacaaaatgtttatttttttattattctgcaCCTGTTTTGATCTTGAGCACCTTCAGAatacaaaatattttaaaaaatgacaaaatactGATGCACAATTGGGCCGGGTCAAAGCAGCGGAGGACAGCAGACACAATGAATCTAGGAGAATCTACATATGGATTTCCACACAGGGTGTTCATCGCTATTGACCTCAGATGCTCTACATTAAGAGATGCTAGATCCATTGACCACAAATGGCATTCAGCACTTCACCTTCCATGATTTAATATGTCCGCTGCCACAAGATGTCATTTTTGAAACGGCATCTGCAATTCAAACGAGTCCGTCAGATATATAGCCTATTAAGTGTTTAAATGCCACACGGTTATAGCTGCAGGTGAACAAGCAACGTTTGTTCAGTTGGCACGTTCCAAAGCAGTAGTTCTTTTTCCTACACGACCCGCAGAAAGACAGAATGTAACTATACTGTATGCTGGACTGAATCCAACCAGGAACAAGCCTGAACAAGCTTCAAGTGAGCAAACTGTCGTTTTGCAAATTTCAGACGAACTGTGGGAATTTGCTTCAGGCCTCTTCTGTATCAGTCAGGTTGGTTTATCTTCTCTATAGATGCAATTAGTCAGGTTTATGTTAGTTATTTAGAAATCACAGGTGTTTTTAAGCTGTTCTCTGTCGATAATGATGAATAAGGTTTCATCAGAATAAGGGTGTTAACATTCATGGATTTCATTATGAGAATATTTTTCAGTCTAATTATTTttgtataaaatataaattCTATGATTCCAAGTCTGTCCAAGTTATCCGGATTTAAATAATATGACTGTGAGGTTTGTTCTGCTATAAtttttctgcatgtttgtaattCTTTTGTGTTTGCATTCAGAGCAAACAGATCAACAGAAGATGCCATAGCAACAGCGCTCCATGCCACCATCTCCCACCTGGAACTGCAGGGACACTATGCCAGGCTGCTCTTCGTTGATTTTAGCTCTGCCTTCAACACCAAACTCCCAGACAGACTGATTGTCAAACTTATGGACATTGGTCTTCCTTACACCATCTGCAGTTTGATAAGAAACTTCCTCTCAGACCGTGTACAGAGAGTCAGAGCGGGCTCACATCTCTCCACAGCACTCAGCATTAACACCGGCTCTCCACAGGGCTGTGTGCTGAgcccactcctctacacactgtaCACCTATGACTGTGTCAGCAGCCACTCGGACAACGTCACAATCAAGTTCGCTGATGACACCACTCTGGTCAGACTGATCACTGATGGCAATGAAAGGCAATACAGGCTAGTGGAGTGGTGCTCGGAGAACAACTTGGTCATCAACACCTCCAAGACTAAAGAACTGATTGTAGATTTCAGAAGGAGGAAGCCCAACTTGCAGCCAATTCACATTGATGGAcagtgtgtggagagggtgtcCAGCTTCAAGTTCCTGGGGGTGTTCATGGATGCAGATCTCCAGTGGGGTTCTAACACCTCAGCAGTAGTGAAGAaggcccagcagcgtctctagtTCCTAAGGACCCTTAAAAAGCTGAACTTGGAAAAGAAACTGCTGACTGTCTTCTACCGCTGCTCCGTGGAGAGTGTCCTGGCGTACTGCATCTCTGTGTGGTTCTCCAGTTGTACCATCGCACACAAAAAGGCCCTACAGAGGATCATCAACACGGCACAGAAGGTCATCGgacactctctcccctccctggaAGACCTCTACAGAACTCGGTGTCTGAGGAGGGCTCACACGATCACCAAGGACAGCACACACCCAGGACACAAGATGTTTGAACTGCTGCCCTCGAGCAGACGTTACCGACACCTCAAAACAAGGACAAACCGTTTGAGGGACAGTTTTTATAACAGGGCCATATCCCTGTTAAACAAAGACCATACAGTTCACCGGTAGGCAGATGTACTGTCTGTCTACAGAGACAAGTGCAATAAACTTATGCTGcttttacaaatgtgcactaCATTGCTGCTAAAATACAAATGTGCAATACGTAGCTTTTAGTAATTTcaattgtttatattttagatttttctatttaataaaaaaaaaacctctatTCTCTCTATTCTCTATATTCTCTAATTTTCTATTGCAccaagagagggagggggttgTAAACCAATTTCGTTGCGCAATGTACAAGTACAATGTGTAATGACAATACAGGttaatttcatttaatttcatGGCAAGGCAGGTGGTATAAAGGTTATGAGCAGACGAATGtcaggccacgcccacctgtCTTCCTACCTCATCTCCTTATCTTGGCTCCTGCTTCTTATGTTTGACCATATTCCTGTGATGTCCTGTGAACTGATTGCACAATGTTAGACTACTACCATTCTTTCTGCCTAAAAAAACTGGTCCAAAGTTTCTCCAAATACATGAATATACAAAGAGTCAGAAGATCTGAGTCTTCTGCCTCTTCATTGCTGAATTTCTAAGTATTCAAATTTATATTATCAAACCCTGTTCAtttgaaattattattattattaagaccAACAAATGTATTTTTGAAGTATGAAACAGTAGATTACCACATTTGattacatatttaaaacttgcaGTTTTGGTGTTGACCACATTCTTTcagggttccccccctgagtcttggttcctctcaaagtttcttctttatgcccttagggagtttttccttgccactgtcacacTTAGCTTGCTCACTGgaggcttggactcggacacttgtaaagctgctttgtgacaactgttgtaaaaagcgctatataaataaaattgggttgattgattgattgggcTTGTTTTTCTGTGAATTATTCAAAATGATCAAATGGCCTACATCCTAAAAGACTGTTGCTTTTCT
This window harbors:
- the LOC143519281 gene encoding protein rapunzel-like; amino-acid sequence: MTDALQKMVADKKDVVETVMEALQQGAEVVASFAGDLFPVFSIAAPIVKLALDNVDSKEAAYMKEQFQKVRDRLEVVSEEVQRINEEVKKSGADATYFTVEENLTNQFRKYMDILNAKPKFQEVKKKLFLEHFSKSGGDKNLHTLYNAVTGENFSTESVLDITLNYVQKSRRAVEDFCSRMKHLFCIGLIALMGHAALKGGEDEEKLLQEWQERMKAVQLKMNVVIEECINNFPKQAELDMKRLVRDSTDKNNKQLADLIVENLKKKYDWVAWSVRIFNSPSSFFGFASKDYQCSTGKSRFQVPSPNNVNIVVSYSASPEPLDKAQIQKLIQAEKKPTVQGVAELLFDNLPLCVVHTVKTTCKNVAYSWTFTDELHYFEECKNFYLFVHSA